Proteins from a single region of Stappia sp. ES.058:
- a CDS encoding NAD(P)/FAD-dependent oxidoreductase, with protein MRIAVIGSGIAGNSAAWALSERHDVTLYEKRARPGGHSATVDIDHGGTPLSVDTGFIVYNELNYPNFTALLDHLGMATEGSDMSFAFSLDRGVREWSGINLNTVFGQRRNAASPRFLWMLREILRFNKLAVLDRASGMLAGLSLEAYLAERRFSKSFTGDYLLPMGAAIWSTPPADMLAFPAENFIAFFENHRLVNQDRPVWRTVSGGSRSYVERLISPFRDRIRLSTPVARVTRKAGKVHVRDVHGREDVFDRVIMAAHSDQTLAMLGDATPEERNILGAVRYRPNAVYLHSDRALMPRRRRVWASWNYLASSDSDAPYRDASVTYWMNRLQNLPADKPVFVSLNPTEPPRPDLTFATFEYDHPQFDGAAIAAQKALDQIQGSGNTWYCGAWCGYGFHEDGLRSGLAAAEAIGAQVPWRVDAQGIARSAEAAE; from the coding sequence ATGCGCATTGCCGTCATCGGATCGGGCATCGCCGGAAACAGTGCCGCCTGGGCCTTGAGCGAACGCCACGACGTGACACTTTACGAAAAGCGCGCGCGTCCGGGTGGCCACAGCGCGACGGTCGACATCGACCATGGCGGCACGCCGCTGTCCGTGGACACGGGCTTCATCGTCTACAACGAGTTGAATTATCCGAACTTCACGGCGCTTCTCGATCACCTTGGCATGGCGACGGAAGGCAGCGACATGAGCTTTGCCTTCTCGCTCGATCGCGGCGTGCGCGAGTGGTCGGGCATAAATCTGAACACCGTCTTCGGCCAGCGCCGCAACGCCGCCTCGCCGCGCTTCCTGTGGATGCTGCGAGAGATCCTGCGCTTCAACAAGCTCGCGGTGCTCGACCGCGCGTCCGGCATGCTCGCCGGACTGTCGCTTGAGGCCTATCTTGCGGAACGTCGTTTCTCAAAGAGCTTTACCGGCGATTACCTGTTGCCCATGGGCGCGGCGATCTGGTCCACCCCGCCGGCGGACATGCTGGCCTTCCCGGCGGAAAACTTCATCGCCTTTTTCGAAAACCACCGCCTCGTCAATCAGGACCGGCCGGTCTGGCGCACGGTGTCTGGCGGCAGCCGAAGCTATGTGGAGCGCCTGATATCACCGTTTCGCGACCGCATCCGGTTGTCCACCCCGGTGGCAAGGGTGACGCGCAAGGCCGGCAAGGTGCACGTGCGCGACGTCCACGGCCGCGAGGACGTGTTCGACCGCGTCATCATGGCGGCGCACTCCGACCAGACGCTGGCGATGCTGGGCGATGCGACGCCGGAAGAGCGCAACATCCTGGGCGCGGTGCGCTATCGGCCGAACGCGGTCTATCTGCACAGCGACAGGGCGCTGATGCCGCGCCGGCGGCGAGTCTGGGCCTCCTGGAACTATCTGGCCTCCAGCGATTCCGACGCGCCGTACCGCGACGCCTCCGTCACCTACTGGATGAACCGCTTGCAGAACCTGCCCGCGGACAAGCCGGTTTTCGTCAGCCTCAACCCGACGGAACCTCCGCGCCCCGATCTCACCTTCGCCACTTTCGAATACGACCACCCCCAGTTCGACGGGGCGGCGATTGCCGCTCAAAAAGCCCTCGACCAGATCCAGGGCAGCGGCAACACCTGGTATTGTGGCGCCTGGTGTGGCTATGGTTTTCACGAGGACGGGCTGAGGTCCGGCCTGGCGGCGGCCGAAGCGATTGGCGCCCAGGTGCCATGGCGCGTTGATGCGCAAGGCATCGCCCGGTCTGCAGAGGCTGCGGAGTGA
- a CDS encoding deoxyribodipyrimidine photo-lyase gives MDDKDFSAATVVWFRNDLRIDDNPALTAALETGAPVFALYVLDDETPDLRSLGAASRWWLHHSLTALRGDLEELGIALVLRRGAAADVVADVVRESGSARIVWNRRYDPGGVAADKQIKAELKRRGVETASFNAALLVEPWEVKTGSGEAYKVFTPFWRAARALGPPQAPGARPSPAGKPTANRDGLPHSDRLEDWALLPTRPDWTGGLRETWRPGEAGALARLETFLCDRLADYAGHRDEPGAAVTSMLSPHLRFGEISPRRIWAAAEHRADDGRTAVGDTTLAKFQAELGWREFSHHLLFHFPSLPRDNFQPKFDAFPWRDDTAGFRAWTRGQTGYPLVDAGMRELWHTGYMHNRVRMVVGSFLVKHLMIDWRDGEAWFWDTLVDADAANNTAGWQWIAGSGADAAPYFRIFNPTTQGEKFDKAGDYTRRWVPELAKLPDKYLFKPHEAPASVLADAGVRLDTTYPRPVVDHGKARQRALDAFQSIKNAA, from the coding sequence ATGGACGATAAAGACTTTTCCGCCGCAACCGTCGTCTGGTTTCGAAACGATTTGCGTATCGATGACAACCCTGCCCTTACGGCGGCGCTGGAGACCGGCGCCCCGGTGTTCGCGCTTTACGTTCTGGATGACGAGACGCCCGACCTTCGTTCCCTCGGCGCGGCCAGCCGCTGGTGGCTGCATCATTCCCTGACCGCCCTTCGCGGCGATCTTGAAGAGCTCGGCATCGCGCTCGTCCTGCGGCGCGGCGCGGCGGCGGATGTCGTTGCCGATGTCGTACGCGAGAGCGGAAGCGCGCGTATCGTGTGGAACCGCCGATACGATCCCGGCGGCGTGGCGGCCGATAAGCAGATCAAGGCAGAGTTGAAGCGCCGGGGTGTGGAAACGGCGAGTTTCAACGCCGCGCTTCTGGTCGAGCCCTGGGAGGTGAAGACCGGCAGCGGCGAGGCCTACAAGGTGTTCACGCCGTTCTGGCGCGCCGCCCGCGCCCTGGGGCCGCCGCAGGCTCCGGGCGCTCGGCCGTCCCCGGCCGGAAAGCCGACGGCCAACCGCGACGGTCTCCCCCACAGCGATCGCCTCGAGGACTGGGCGCTTCTTCCCACCCGTCCCGACTGGACGGGTGGACTGCGTGAGACCTGGAGGCCGGGCGAAGCCGGCGCCCTTGCGCGGCTTGAGACCTTCCTGTGCGACCGGCTTGCCGACTATGCCGGCCACCGCGACGAGCCCGGCGCCGCCGTCACCTCGATGCTGTCGCCACACCTGAGGTTCGGCGAGATTTCGCCGCGTCGGATCTGGGCTGCGGCGGAGCATCGCGCCGACGACGGCCGCACGGCGGTTGGCGACACGACGCTGGCGAAATTCCAGGCCGAACTCGGCTGGCGCGAGTTTTCCCACCATTTGCTCTTCCACTTCCCCTCCCTGCCCCGCGACAATTTCCAACCGAAATTCGATGCCTTTCCCTGGCGCGACGACACGGCGGGGTTTCGCGCCTGGACCAGGGGCCAGACCGGCTATCCGCTGGTCGATGCCGGCATGCGCGAACTCTGGCATACCGGCTACATGCACAACCGGGTGCGCATGGTCGTCGGCTCCTTTCTGGTCAAGCACTTGATGATCGACTGGCGTGATGGCGAGGCCTGGTTCTGGGACACGCTGGTCGACGCCGACGCCGCCAACAACACGGCCGGCTGGCAATGGATCGCTGGCTCCGGCGCGGATGCCGCCCCCTATTTCCGGATCTTCAACCCCACCACCCAGGGCGAGAAGTTCGACAAGGCCGGCGACTACACGCGCCGCTGGGTGCCCGAACTGGCGAAGCTGCCCGACAAGTACCTCTTCAAGCCGCATGAGGCGCCCGCCTCCGTGCTGGCGGATGCAGGCGTGCGCCTGGACACGACCTACCCGCGCCCCGTCGTCGATCACGGCAAGGCGCGCCAACGTGCCCTTGACGCATTCCAATCCATAAAAAACGCTGCATAA
- a CDS encoding molybdate ABC transporter substrate-binding protein — MRLALATAFVLSLFTIPTMAETSVKLHAAGSLKAAMSDIADLYQETHGIPVDRMFGPSGLLRERIEGSEAAEVYASANMKHPTTLAKAGRSGPVALFARNQLCALTQANLTVEPETLLATMLDPQVRVGTSTPKADPAGDYAFQVFDKAQALSPGATETLKAKALQLTGGKDSAKAPEGRNPYGWVMESNGADLFLTYCTNAVLAQRDLPELRIVSLPDTLSVGANYGLTVMNDAPEAAWQLAFFILSPAGQEILSSYGFTVAGAL, encoded by the coding sequence ATGCGCCTTGCGCTTGCGACCGCCTTTGTCCTCTCCCTCTTCACGATCCCCACGATGGCCGAAACATCCGTCAAACTGCATGCCGCCGGCAGCCTCAAGGCCGCCATGAGCGACATCGCCGATCTTTATCAGGAAACCCACGGCATCCCCGTGGACCGCATGTTCGGCCCCTCCGGCCTCCTGCGCGAACGCATCGAGGGCAGCGAGGCGGCGGAGGTCTATGCCTCCGCCAACATGAAACACCCGACGACGCTCGCCAAGGCCGGCAGGTCGGGGCCGGTGGCGCTCTTTGCCCGCAACCAGCTTTGCGCCCTGACGCAGGCCAATCTGACGGTCGAACCGGAAACGCTGCTTGCCACCATGCTGGATCCGCAAGTGCGAGTCGGAACCTCTACTCCAAAGGCGGATCCGGCCGGCGACTACGCCTTCCAGGTGTTCGACAAGGCGCAGGCCCTCTCGCCCGGCGCGACCGAGACGCTCAAGGCCAAGGCGCTCCAGCTTACCGGCGGCAAGGACAGCGCCAAGGCCCCGGAGGGGCGCAACCCCTACGGCTGGGTCATGGAAAGCAACGGGGCGGACCTCTTCCTGACCTATTGCACCAATGCGGTCCTGGCGCAGCGCGATCTGCCCGAACTGCGGATCGTCTCCCTTCCCGACACGCTGAGCGTTGGCGCGAACTACGGCCTGACGGTCATGAACGATGCGCCGGAGGCTGCGTGGCAGCTCGCGTTCTTCATCCTGTCTCCGGCGGGTCAGGAAATCCTGTCGTCCTACGGCTTCACGGTTGCCGGCGCCCTCTAA